TGCCGCTCAGCTCATGGCATCTGTAAGTGATCGGAACCTGTGGTAGTATCTCCTTCTGAGCCTCGCCGCTTCTTCCTCCCCTCCCCATGCCTTGACCGCCTAGGTGCCTCATCCTCACTTTCGCTCTCATCATTTTTGAAGTTATTACCGCCACCATAATGATCTTCATGGTGAGCCTTGAATCCATGCTGAAACCGTGTCTCATCATCTGGTCCAAAACCAGGACTAGGCATCTCTTGACCCTTGCCTTGCTCTGAACCTGTATTATACCTGTCATTCCGATCATTCACCCTCTGATCTCTCTTCATAACCCGGTTGATATTTTGAGAGGATGGTGGTGGGGGTGGTGGAAACATTTGAGGCATGCCAACAGGCCGGCCAGGCCGAGTTGGATTTGCACCTGCGACCCCCATCACTCCCATAAAGGGGGCACGCCCTGGCCCCATCATCATCCCAAATCCACCCGCTGGGAAAGGTTGAGAAGGTTGTGGACGAAACATCATGCCAGAGTTGGGACCTGTAAAATCACCGGAGAATCGTGGACCATACGGTGCAAAAGCACGGGGGCCAACCCCAAAAATATCGGGCATTGGAAACCGATCAGGTGTAATAGGTCCATAAGATAATCCATCAGCTCCCATTATAACAGGGGGAAAACCCTGTGTCCCAGGCATAGGTCTGGCTCCACGTGCTACCGGCATGTGAGGGGGCCACATGATTCCCCTGCCCCTCCCTCTACCCTGCATTGCTGCCCCAGGAATCTGGCTGAAgctctcctcctcttcttcactttcttcctcttcctcctcttcattgTCCTCGAATGGGACAATATCTGGGTTCTCTCCTCTGTTGTCAGGATCGACTCCCTTTGCTTTCTCCTCCTCTCGTTTTGATTCAGCTGCAAGTGAAATTGCCTGTACCCAAGGAACAAATACAACAACCAGATTCATTTAGTTCAGACCATTGAAAATGAATAGAGAGGTcctctttcttaaaaaaaaaaaacctacaacAGAGGGCGGGCATATTGTAGCATAATCCAATTCTTGTACTGTCTCCACTGATTTCCTCACAATATATGCCACTTACCGGCTGCCTTGGAAAACAGACTGATGGCACTAACAATATCTTGCTATGCAATTACTAATTCCACCAAATATTAGGTTTTTGAATTCTCACATAACTGATTGCCTTGCTCCGAACAAATAAATCTTCCAATATGCCTCATTGGAcaacatgaaagaaaaaccatgaTCTGATTGGAGATATTTTACAATATTAAGTACTTGAAGATAAAAGGAGAAAATAACGACGAAATAGTACTTCAAAATTTCATTCACACATGATTTGGCAACAAAATAACCATAGTTTTATGGAAACAAAATCTGAAGTTATATTCTCAGCATCCTAATCACCGCTTTGGCACTTGAATTTCCAAACGTTGCTAGGAGTAGTTCCATAAAGATGATCGTATTGCATGCGGCATTACAAATTATCTTTGacgtcacttttttttaaacagcCCCTCTAACAGTCCAAAAGGCCTTGGGTTTATGAGCTTCATACTATCACGAATGGCAGGGGCCAGCTTGAGAGACTGCTGGCTTGGACCAGTAGGAACCGAGTTTATTTTAGTAAGTGACATGGGCTTAGGCCCAAGTAGATTAATGATGTAATGGACctttaaattttcttattatgcTTATGTTAGTTGTTCAAGCCACGGCCCACGAGGCCCAGTAGATGGCAAGCCTTCCATTAGGGAATTCCATCATTCTGTATTTTCATGCTACATAGCAAAATTCAATTTGTCATCTTGCTAGTGCAAAGATTCTAACATTGCTCCATCAAACCTTGACAAATTTTGCTAATAAGCTGTTAACAAAAACACTCATTTAAACCAATTTTGATCAGATTTCTGGTGCAGGGGCCAGCCCTTCAAGACAATCTTCCCGAAGTTATTTCCAATATCCTAATGTAAGGAGGTTTTTGTTGCAAAACACTAACAGATTTCTTATTATATGTACCTATTGAATATTACTTTATCAGAACAGCCCATGATTGGGAGATCAAGTTTTTCTCTTTGGTCTTGAACAAGTTGTATTCCTTTAGTGGAGAAGAGACagtaatgataaaaatatgttgGAACCTGTCTAAAAGATGATATTTGAGTTAACTCTATTTTAATGTGCTCATCCCTCCAATTGGCTCTTCATTTCCTTGGAAGCATATTTGGCAAAACAAGGCACCTTCAAGGGTAGCTTGGTTTGTTGAGATGGTAGCCTTAAGAAAGATATTAACAATTGAGAAAGAGACATATCATAGTAGTGGATTGGTGTCGTGTGAGCAGAATGGAGAAAGCATAGCTCATCTTCTGCTACGATATGAGTTGGTGAGGGACATATGGGTAGCAGTATTCATTACTTTGGTATTGAGTTAGTTATGCCCAGCTGGTGGTGGATTTGTCAGCATGATTGGAAGCCATAAAAATTTAGAAGTTTGGAGGATGATGCCTTGTGCTTAATGTGACGTATTTGGCAAGAATGCAATGTCCACACTTTTGAGGACcgtgagaaaaagccacaatatcCACTCCCTCTACTTTAGGATGTCTACTTAAAACAATCCCTCCctcatgcacacacacacacacacacacacacacacacatatatttatgtattgCATTTTCAGGTTATTTCACTCACTATtgttcatttgtttttcttttcttcttttaccTAAACATGTTGTACTAATTACTATATTGCACCACATAATGAATCAAAAGAAAACCTACCATAAGTTCACCATCCGGTTCAAGATAAAGCAAGGAAGCTAACTGCTCACCAACAGAAGGCTCTAGCTCCTGACAGTCTCTACTTATCTGCAACAATAAGTGCATAAAATGACGTCAATTGGAGCTGATATGGTGAGATGGCCACAAGCTACGGCATCTCACAAGCCAAATATACATACCGGGAATTGAAGTAGTAGCAAGCAAAAGAAAGTGGTAAAATGGAAGACAAGATGGGTACAAACACAGAGTTACAAGGTTagcttacaatatttatttgtaaaagTAGTATTTAATCCATCTTCCAGTGAGCGCACCAATGCTATATGAATTTAATTTGCActatttatgttttaattgCCAATAGCATGAGAACTTGAAGGCCCTTGCGCATTTTGTATTGGACCTAAATCAAGTCAATTATAAAAAGTTCTCCCCCTCTTTTGTGGCACTTTGATTTAATTCTTAATTACCTATTATCATATCATTAAGAATTTCTCTGAATTCCCCTTCGTGTGATAGTAACCTACCAACAACGTGACAGAACCTAAATTGGTTTCAACAAATGAAGTTAGCATTCATGAAGGAAGGGTGCCTCTTTTCTATGCATAAATCTCAATTGTTAAGTCGTTAACACTAAAAGTAAGTACAAATTCTCGACTATTAAGGCCCACTTCagatttttccccttttttatGAGGAAATAAGGGGAAATTATGTTTGCTCGATCGAGCAAATGTGATCAGCAGGTCTCTCATGGattattacaaaaaaagaaGCATGAGTTACCTCAAACCTTCTCGAGAAAGAAAAGCCAGAAAAAcagcatatttttattttagttcaATTTCTGTTGGTATATTATCTTCATTTCAAAGCAATTCCCATCTTCAACTTAGCAAACTTCTAAACAGCAGCAGCAACAGAAAACTCAGAAAAGAAATctcaatacaagcagcatttTTTTATGAAGCCCAAATAATACCTTGACTGGTAAGTTCTCATTGAACGGATTCCGCAGATGGCGAGTGTTGTGGAAGGACAATTCACATAACTGCATATAAAAAATGGCAATTAACCatggaaaaaatttatttttcacgtACAAAACTTCTCTGGTGTTCTGCTCTGTTAACATTGCCTGGTCTCCACACTATGATACTAGTTTTGAAAGGGTTTCAAACAAATGCCAAAAGAAGGAAGTTCAGGCATTCAATGAAAATTTTTCCTCCCTTTAAAGCTTGACAAAAAACAACTCTAATAAATGGAATACATACCTAACCCCTCACATAAACCGTGTTTACATTTCTCAAAACAAGAGCATGATCTGTAACATGAAtctcaagaaagaaagaaaaatggaaacaaTCTCCTCATACATGACCCTACCAAATTTTAGGAACTCAATAATTTGAAAGAGGAAACACAAAAAAGAAGGATTTGGTCATTTAGTAGGTTGAATAATAGCCTTGTCAGGGTCATAGATTTGGTAATAAATTGCATTATAAGAATTTCTGGAACCAAGATAAATACTGCAGAACATCCTGACAAAAACATACTACCCATTAAGAGAAAAAGGTGTACCTTTAACCATTTCACTGAAAAATTCCGCCCATAATGTGCGGTTCCATGTGCATATTTCCAATTGCCCCCACCAACAGATCCACCAATTCTTGATGTCATCTTTGCACAACCCTGACAAAGCACAGACATCTTTGTGTTTACCTCAAACATACAAAAACATGCAATTCAGACTGACCAGATGACCCAGTAAGCTAAAGTAATCATTGAGAAACACGGATGGTAAgctcaagtggtaaaagccttggtcttggtggtatgctccctccaagtctaaggttaaaatcctcttgggtgcaaacaataaGGGCTATCGGACTGGGGGAACTTCCCTatgaattacccgaggtgcacttgtaGAAAACTCTTTGCCAAGAGCATGTGCACCCCTGGAATTAGTCGAGACATTGTTCCcagacacccagtgccaatgaaaaaaaatcattgagaAACACAGATCTAGAGAAGAGAATAAATAGCATTAATAGATGGtagaatattgaataaaaatctACCTGGAAATGCCGGGTCCGGTTGACAGAAAAAATCAGAATCACATTTTCAGCAGAGTCAAAAGCTTCGTTCAGTTTAGCTTCATTGCTCCTTTGAGTTGCCCATACTCCTTGTTGTACAGATAATTCCAAATTTTCACGGTTGCAACTTTTAACAATAAAATACCTGACGTTCCATGTTTGGAAATGAGTTACTCCATATTCATAAAATCAAACCTTAATAAAACAAGGTGCTTTAACTGGAAAATAAAGAACGCACTTTCATCAAACTTAGAGTTCAATCGATAATTAACAGTTACCATATGGGCTGTGAATGGCATTAAGGAACATGCCTGCCAGTTGCATGACCCAGCATTCAATCTACATGTCTACATCATGATACTCAAAACCAAAAAATCTGGCATCATGGCATATAGCCTCGTCACAATAGCCAAATGGCATATAGTCAAGTAGAATAAAGAAGTACGCTAACCACAGATGGTATAAACTTTACTAATTCTAGTTAGATGGTCCATCAAATTACAGGTGAACTTGAAACTTTAGTCAACATGGAAGTGTAGCATAAACTGAACTTTGCAACGTAGCATGAAAGTGGCTAGCAATTCTGTAATTTCATATTTACTGTAATGTCCAAactgtttcttttttattggtaagtTACATATGGACCAGGTGGGTCTTGAACTCGCAACTTGACCCTACAGATCTTTTATAGGTGGCTGAGGTGCTGTTTAAGCTAAAGTCCATTGGCTGGAATTTGATGATGATTACCTAATATTACAACCTCCATGAGTCATAACCAAGAATGCAAAACAATGAGCCACTAGTTTCTATAAAATGCATCTAAAAGCCATCTAGAACCACATTTTACTGTCATCCAAAACCACTTGACAGAGAAGGAATTCTTCTCTCCAAACGTCCATTGGGATTAAATTACTCATTTTCTATCCTTGTATAAGtaattttggtaagaaaaggtaATGGCGAAGGACCCATGAAGTTTGAGAATTAGTACAAGCCTAATTGACACAACAATTCCTAAAgttatgacatttttttttatataattgataGAAATAGAATAACCAAATGACAGATCATCTGACAGCCAGATGAGCTCAAAATGCTGTTTCCAACTACTTCACAATTGGTAACAACCTGCAGCCTACACAATGCTCCGATTGCTCGCCAACTATCCAACATCTCAAATGAAGGTATTGCCCAAACCAACGTCTAGCAAGGCACACACCAAACCCTAGCTAGTGATGCCAATGTATGGCCCTTCATACAGAACTTGAAATTAGTAACCCCAAATTTGCTAATATTCAGGTCATCTTGCTCATCTCCTTCAAACACCCATAATGCAGCCAAGAAACCCTAACATCTAAGTGCACAACAAACTCCCCCTAATGGATATTGTTaagacaataataaataattaaatctacattTTTCCATCATCTTAAACCAATAGGACAAGTGATTTCATATGATATTAGAGTAGAGGTCCTGAGTTCGAATCCTAATTCTACACTTCACCCAAttagttaaattaaaatatttcatgtgttTGACCTACTTATTAAGGGATAGTCTAGCCCACACGTGATGAGGAGTATTaagacaaaatataaataattaaatctacctCTTTCTATCAACTTAGACTACGTTTGTGTAGTGAGGTGATCTCAGatgatctgtgaatagtagtgaaaaagttgtgaaaaattattaaatagtagtaaaaagtagttaaaagtaacaataaaatattgaatagtagtactacccaaacacaaccttaaaccTTTGGGACAAGTTGTGATTTCACGTAGGATGAGAACTTCCCAGGAGGTGCCCCACCATACTACTCTCCCAATTGGATTCAACTTTAAACTGAACTTTCATATCTAAAGCACTTTCTAACCTCCTAAGTTTTATATATCTTGCAGGGTTTTTTTCGACTTCCTAGCTAAATTAGAGGTATGGCATCAATTTCTAACCAGCTAGAAGATTTCTGAAAACATTTCTCATTAAGTTAAAAGGTTAACATCATCCATAGGATGCCATATTTCTCCCAAAGGCACATGCACATATAGGACCACTAAGGTGCAAATTTGTCCATGTACAAATAAATTGGGCATCTTAGCACTTCAACAAAGTTGGAACTGATGAcctttcttcctcttctctctatAGAGATATTAGTCAGCTACAAAGGCCGATGGCAcactatccttttttttttttaatcggtaaacaaaattttattgattataagaagaggcaaaagcccaagtatacagcacatatacaagagcattgCCTGAGTGAGCCAGTTTAGTGAAACAAGAATACATAGAAACTCATTCCATTGAAATCAATTACAACCGACCAATGAAGTAAAGAATTGAAAACAATTTCCTAAGCTCTTCCATTGATTGCTCTTGATCTTCGAAGCTTCTGACGTTCCtttccctccaaatgcaccaccatAAGCATATtgggaccatcttccatattgctgcAATATGAGAGTCGACCATTGCTGCACAATGTTCTATGCGATTTactaattagattttttttctttctacacTTGATGCCAACTCATCTCAATACCTTCATATCAATACTGCTCAAGGAAAAAACAGCTAATTATCTTCTCGTATCACACAACATTTCTTGTCTAATAAGATGCACTTATCAGCTTGATATAAATACACAAGTCAACAGCAGAAAGAAAAACTACCTGCTTCATACATTTCTACCAGATTATGTTATTGATGTTTTAATCAACTCTTCCCCCTTAAGGATCACATAAGGTGATCAATAACCATCCTTGGATATCTCTTGccaaaaaatttagttattccCACATCCTCCATGGTCCACAATTGTAAGTTTAATTTCCATAGTTGACTAACTTTTAACTAGCTCACAAAGAGAGGAATCTATTCAGTCTATACAATTAGCTAAAATAGTAGGCTTAGTCATTCCAACCCCACCAAGTTCAATCACCTAAGCTCTTGaccaaaaaaaaaccaagaataaaggccaaaaaatacaataaaagtCTCAAACTAACCGATCGGGAGCTTgttttataacaaatatatttataatcaagAAAAAGAAGCAAAGGCATCATCAAAGTACACTGCAAGCATAGATCATATACACCTATGCTGTGAAAGAAAAAGATCGAGAAAAtactgaaaattgaaattaaagagACATAGGTGGGCCCTGAGTTCTTTCACGGTCCTTTCGCTATCGGCAAAACTTTTTGGTAATTTCTTTCCCTCCATATGCACCACATCAAACAAAGCAGGATCACTTTTCTTGGTTGTATTTGTTCAGATCAAGACAGGGTGGTGAAGACAAGATGCATTGCAGTACAAAGAGAGGGGTGTTTGGAGTTAATCTTTCTATAATGTATTAGTCCCCCATGGCAGCATTCCTCTTCCATGAAAGACCATTTGGAGGAGCAAGGCTACCATGAGAGAGTGGCTTCTTTGAGAAGatctttactttaaaaaaattaaggagGGATTATGATAAAATGGTGCTGTATGAACATAGGAATGGAGAGTTTGTGGATCATTTCTTACTCCACTGTGATATAGCTAGTCCATTGCTGGTCACATATCATAATTTAGTTTCTTAAGAGGCAAATGACATCAATCTTCCATTCTCTAAACAGATTCCGCACACAGGCATTTGTCTTCCTCATTCAAGCCCCCAAACATTCCAAGATAGTAGCCTCGACCTTGGGGAAGCAAATACCCAACTCACTTTCATTTTACTACGACTGGAACTAACTTTTgggtcataatttttttttataggtaaactaAACTTTATTACTCAAAGAATAGGCCTAGCCCAGTATATACAAGAAACAGCCCTTCTAAGCGGGCACAAGAgagacaaggaaatcatgaaggACCATTCCATTGAAATCAACAGTTATTTGGGTCATAATTAATAGAGGTCAACCTTTTCAGCCCTCTATCCTCTTTGGCCTAATTGGTGGTTCCTCTTTGTCAGGTAGTGGCTAGCTTCAATGGCGGTAAACATGGACATTAACCCTTCATCAGGGCCTTCACAGACAAAAGGTCTGACTTTCTTCAATTTCTACAATACCCAATATGAAGTCTAATGCTTATCCCTTTAAGCGATTATTGTCCCTAGATAAACAGAAATCTAATAGTAATAGCTCACAACTTAAAGGTTTTTGATTGGGAAGCAATGTTTCCTAAAGTGACCCAGCAGAGACTTCTAGGACTTTGGACCACTTTCCCATTCTCCTAAAATGGAACAAAATACTTTTAAGTTTGGGGATACATGGCTGAAATATGAGTGCTTTGTGGAGAAGGTGAAAATGTGGTGAACTTTTTATTGCATTCAAGACTCCCCAAGTTATGTCCTAGATCGAAAACTCAAATTTCTGAAAACTGATTTGGACATTTGGAATGAGCAAATGTTTGGCAATGTGGGGACACAAGAGAAGCTCCATCTAGGAACAAGCAAAATCAGTTAGGCTCCAATCCTCGTCCAAATTACTGTTATTCACTCTTCATAACATGCACACGTGAACACAAACGCCTATGTGCATGCACGTAAATGCCCCtctatgttttatatattttccgaAATGTAAGATGAACTTAATTAATCAATCAACGTTGGTGAAACCTTTTTCATCTTTATTAATAACAGCAAAGGCACAACCCAAGTACACGAGTAAAATATAAGAGATACCTAAAtagtagaagaaaaaaattctagaaAATCATGTAAACTAAATCCAAAAGTTTATAGATGCAGTCTGTAGGAGAATATTATGGGTAAAACAAATTTTTGAGTTCCTCTGTCGTCCATTTGCAATCCTTGAAgattctctcatttctttccatccATATACACCAAAATAAAGCATATAGGGACCATCTTCTACACTGCTGTAGTTTGGTGACTGCCATCTAGCCTTCTCCAAGCACAAAAAAGCTCCACAAATCTTCTAGGCATGACCCAAGCCTTCTCCTCAGTTGCAATCACACAGTGGAGTCCAAGATGATCAACGGACTCCCCACTCCTCTTAAATATGCAACACCAGTCTATCACAACTATATTTCTCGAGGAAATACAATTGGTTCTGCCGTCCTCCCTTAGCATTAATTgtgttttctaaatttttacttatcaaaaaaaatttctcgAGAAAAGTTCAAACTAAACTtcaataataaaaccaatatcaAACCATAATGGCTCAAGGAAAGTTCCACTGCATCTtggcttatgatccaaaaggaATAGTCCAGcttacaattggagccccatagAATCAATCAACCGTGAAAACTTCTCCTTttcaagtaatgtgggatcttAGTCACCAACATCATATATGCAATCCAAGGTGTTACAATCCCCCCTTAAATCCTCAGTGTCCTCCTCAAGTCATTTTATTGTGTGTTGCATGGCTCAAATCCCACACTTCTAGTCAAAATTTGCTCTAACATTTGTAACCACCCAAGAAAAACCCAAGCCGCATGTGGACTTATAACTCAAAAGCATTAGTCAAGATTACAATCGAAGACCCTTAAAATCATCAAAAACCATAAGAACTTCTCGTTACCAAGCAATGGGGGATCCTATTCACCATACTCCTTTACTCAATCCAGGGTATTCTACAAACACTAAGTTGTGGACAAACCATTTATGATGTTGCACTACTTGAAGTCAACAAGCATTTAACCACAAGGAAAGACAATTATGGCACTCAAAGGGGTCAACCACATTGAGGCATAAAAGTAGCAGTAAGTAGTTAAAGCATTTTCCATGAGCATCACTTAGATGAATATTCAAGGTATAAACCATAAATGCTACTTGAGTATAGCTTTCGGTACCTTAAACCAACCAGTTCCACTTCAAAAACTATACCcaatgtaaaaaatataaaggaaatatattTGTTTCCTATCACACTTAAGGTTAACAGATGATAGAAATTTAATCCCGAAATGCCTTTCTCCCAAAACATTTTTTTGATAGGCAATCatgaagtt
This sequence is a window from Carya illinoinensis cultivar Pawnee chromosome 9, C.illinoinensisPawnee_v1, whole genome shotgun sequence. Protein-coding genes within it:
- the LOC122276188 gene encoding 30-kDa cleavage and polyadenylation specificity factor 30-like, with product MEDSEGVLNFDFEGGLDAGPTANAAVAPGPHVVQSDSSVGAAAANAASAGPGTAAFVADSASAGGNLASGRRSFRQTVCRHWLRSLCMKGDACGFLHQYDKSRMPVCRFFRLYGECREQDCVYKHTNEDIKECNMYRLGFCPNGPDCRYRHAKLPGPPPPVEEVLQKIQQLNSYNYNSSSRFFQQRNGNFPQQAEKSQFPHGPNTANQGVVKPSTNESSNVQQQQQSQQQVSQNQTPNIPNGLPNQTNRTAIPLPKGISRYFIVKSCNRENLELSVQQGVWATQRSNEAKLNEAFDSAENVILIFSVNRTRHFQGCAKMTSRIGGSVGGGNWKYAHGTAHYGRNFSVKWLKLCELSFHNTRHLRNPFNENLPVKISRDCQELEPSVGEQLASLLYLEPDGELMAISLAAESKREEEKAKGVDPDNRGENPDIVPFEDNEEEEEEESEEEEESFSQIPGAAMQGRGRGRGIMWPPHMPVARGARPMPGTQGFPPVIMGADGLSYGPITPDRFPMPDIFGVGPRAFAPYGPRFSGDFTGPNSGMMFRPQPSQPFPAGGFGMMMGPGRAPFMGVMGVAGANPTRPGRPVGMPQMFPPPPPPSSQNINRVMKRDQRVNDRNDRYNTGSEQGKGQEMPSPGFGPDDETRFQHGFKAHHEDHYGGGNNFKNDESESEDEAPRRSRHGEGRKKRRGSEGDTTTGSDHLQMP